A stretch of the Zeugodacus cucurbitae isolate PBARC_wt_2022May chromosome 6, idZeuCucr1.2, whole genome shotgun sequence genome encodes the following:
- the LOC105221344 gene encoding protein lingerer isoform X5 — protein MSTQNRNSGGGRNQKKSNSGSGGGGGGDSALQTSAKKTDVSKTEKEKSHPKPTAEQLRIAQITNSNTSEDPQMREKVATLIEMTQRSEEEVCCALYECDNDLELAVVYLLETLPVGAFETSSKKKKNKAASSGQENAGGDGEWTDTNANTDRREKSRNRSSNRGGRGGTDSRGWRGREARENERNLRDSRGGDDRNDNYRRREGGGGGGGVRSGGGRGGGYAGRGGRGGGRFGAGGRGTGGRGERGFNSRSGTNEDHHEVELWDNTIAQNAEKQQQQMQDDAWGDWDNEEYVGSLKDSKVFTTSNLPNQTAASVVSGGVSSISGVVSGGTSEISAPPGLEHHLGNSGLVGTSTSPQQQQQQGSHLNALVSNSVGIAGASPSGGNTNINDESSTVSSVVQSASASTTPMMQYSAAVTNTQLSQSQTLTQQQQQQPVLAGSSNLAATALSNTPYGSAADTFSNAATAAANLVQQVQQQQQQQQQPQGQIKASATLSVEQSQYFNSLTSQNAAAAAATTLQQQQQLPSTYAQNAAAVQYPTSYANVFGSAAVATATATSGLGVASADQTQLSGGVQQPQVRRARAKLPPPSKIPSTAVEMPGDTLNNIGYLDVQFGGLDFGTEDTFDALPEKFGAAVTIEGQQQQQQTQSQQQLVQSPQDVSTDYQNKNNVQQQQASLSAGLQSTQLGDALSTGYSQRGTAAVQQQQQQVVSGGNGVGVSVGGGSSSVGGTSNHTLDLSKSDPYGHSQSATNSTGYPTSAYQTSVSVANKTANAYQPSAAGQVYNSSSYANVQSSAANTYQPQSYGSYQQTSLNSYQQQQAAVNAQSGSNSVAGGGVNVGNSGSAAQNIPAVGGNGGNSNANNTNTGYLSTGYPTQQSAYQSSQSVYGGTGLSNSSGFTGSTNTSSSQYTNFSTSAKLKDAATASSGSHYESVSSSNVGSSSASTGNSTVSANSSTNPASSVNSNNSNVNSNSSSVAASNSVSSASSSNVNTNSSSTVSGGGSSGGSGGAGGSGAGGSSSSSNPASVVAAAAAAVSSSSNKTIASGMVPNIQMVSQYIQTGLPFYQQPVYSYEDMQMMQQRVPHVQGYYDLNYTPTSLGTGRDNLGSVAYSTMTDARFTRTDNNSSPVSNVSSTMSQQAGSGGPMLNVPFYYYGGSVMPGSFQYGTPAIYPQIPAANTASGGQFAKPSYSTGYGSTSYDALSQASQDYTKGAYPSSVNQQTKSQNVANPPQTGTSSDITSSMYSKTHVALNKVNSYEKQNFHSGTPPPFNMPNTQTAGGTSAQPYGMYLPMPTAGHHNMIHQPIHQDSNSTGQRQQTSSQSKSAAKQGYSPSYWTGQN, from the exons atgagcACACAAAATCGAAATAGCGGCGGTGGTCGCAACCAAAAGAAATCAAATTCTGGTAGTGGAGGCGGCGGAGGTGGTGATTCTGCCTTACAGACATCAGCTAAGAAAACAGATGTCTCAAAGACAGAAAAGGAAAAGTCGCATCCAAAG CCAACTGCTGAACAATTACGCATTGCCCAAATCACCAATAGTAACACATCAGAAGATCCGCAAATGCGCGAAAAAGTTGCCACACTTATTGAGATGACTCAACGTTCCGAAGAGGAAGTATGTTGCGCTTTATATGAATGCGATAACGATTTGGAGCTTGCTGTTGTATATCTTTTGGAGACCCTTCCAGTG GGAGCATTTGAAACATCttcaaagaagaaaaagaacaaAGCTGCAAGTTCCGGGCAAGAAAATGCTGGAGGTGATGGAGAATGGACTGACACCAATGCAAACACCGACAGACGTGAAAAATCACGTAATCGGAGTAGTAATCGTGGCGGACGCGGTGGTACCGATAGCCGGGGTT GGCGCGGCAGAGAGGCCCGTGAGAACGAACGTAATTTACGTGATTCACGTGGCGGCGATGATCGCAATGACAACTACCGGCGTAGAGAAGGTGGGGGAGGTGGAGGTGGTGTTAGGAGTGGTGGTGGCCGTGGCGGTGGGTATGCCGGTCGTGGAGGTCGTGGTGGCGGTCGATTTGGTGCTGGTGGCCGAGGCACTGGTGGTCGCGGTGAACGTGGCTTTAATTCTCGTTCTGGCACTAATGAAGATCACCATGAGGTGGAGTTATGGGACAACACCATTGCTCAAAATGCTGagaagcaacagcagcaaatgcAAGATGATGCTTGGGGTGACTGGGATAATGAAGAATACGTAGGTTCGCTTAAAGACAGTAAAGTATTTACCACAAGCAATTTGCCAAATCAGACGGCAGCAAGTGTGGTAAGTGGTGGTGTTAGTAGTATCAGTGGCGTTGTAAGTGGCGGTACAAGTGAGATATCGGCACCACCAGGATTGGAACATCACTTGGGCAATTCAGGATTGGTAGGCACTTCAACCTccccgcagcagcagcagcagcaaggatCTCATCTGAATGCGCTTGTCAGCAATTCAGTTGGTATTGCAGGCGCAAGTCCGTCTGGGGGTAATACCAACATAAATGACGAAAGCTCAACTGTCAGTTCAGTTGTGCAGTCTGCGTCGGCGTCTACAACTCCCATGATGCAGTATAGTGCAGCAGTTACCAACACACAACTATCCCAATCTCAGACACTGactcagcagcaacaacaacagccagtgCTAGCCGGTTCAAGCAACTTGGCTGCAACGGCTCTTAGTAATACTCCGTATGGCAGTGCAGCGGATACATTCTCTAATGCTGCTACAGCAGCTGCAAATTTGGTGCAACAagtacagcagcagcaacagcaacaacaacagcctcAAGGGCAAATTAAAGCTTCGGCAACACTTTCCGTAGAGCAATCTCAGTATTTCAATTCATTGACGTCGCAGAACGCTGCAGCCGCAGCTGCAacaacattgcaacaacaacaacagttaccATCGACGTATGCACAAAATGCGGCTGCCGTGCAATATCCAACATCATACGCAAACGTATTTGGGTCAGCTGCAGTTGCCACGGCAACAGCCACAAGTGGTCTGGGCGTAGCTAGTGCTGATCAAACGCAACTCTCAGGTGGCGTACAACAGCCTCAAGTGCGTAGAGCGCGTGCCAAACTACCACCGCCTTCGAAA ATACCATCGACCGCTGTTGAGATGCCAGGAGACACGTTGAACAATATCGGCTACCTGGATGTGCAATTTGGAGGCCTTGACTTCGGTACAGAAGATACTTTCGACGCTTTGCCAGAGAAGTTTGGTGCTGCTGTGACGATTGAaggtcaacagcagcagcaacaaacacaaTCGCAACAGCAATTGGTACAATCGCCACAGGATGTGTCAACTGATTATCAAAACAAGAacaatgtgcaacaacaacaagcatcatTGTCGGCAGGGTTACAGAGTACACAACTG GGTGACGCATTATCAACTGGCTACTCACAACGTGGTACAGCAGCtgtgcagcaacagcaacagcaggtTGTTAGCGGTGGAAATGGAGTTGGTGTAAGTGTTGGTGGTGGTAGCTCCTCTGTTGGTGGCACTTCCAATCACACATTGGATTTGAGTAAAAGCGATCCATACGGTCATTCACAGAGTGCTACTAACTCAACTGGCTATCCAACGAGCGCTTACCAAACTAGTGTGTCTGTAGCAAACAAGACTGCTAATGCTTATCAGCCATCCGCTGCCGGGCAAGTTTACAACAGCAGTAGTTACGCAAATGTGCAG TCCTCCGCGGCAAATACATACCAACCGCAATCGTACGGTTCGTATCAGCAGACTTCGTTGAATTCCTATCAGCAGCAGCAGGCGGCAGTGAACGCGCAGTCGGGATCGAATTCTGTAGCGGGAGGCGGTGTAAACGTTGGAAACAGTGGAAGTGCGGCACAAAACATTCCTGCAGTTGGTGGCAACGGCGGCAATAGTAAtgcaaa CAATACAAATACTGGATATTTGTCAACCGGCTACCCAACACAACAAAGCGCGTACCAGTCCAGCCAAAGTGTATACGGTGGAACTGGTCTCTCAAATAGTTCAGG GTTCACCGGTAGCACAAATACTTCGTCCTCTCAATACACTAACTTTAGTACAAGTGCGAAATTGAAGGATGCGGCAACAGCGTCTAGTGGTTCGCATTACGAAAG TGTCTCATCTAGCAATGTTGGCAGCAGTAGTGCATCAACTGGGAACTCGACAGTGTCTGCTAATTCGTCGACCAATCCGGCTTCGTCGGTTAACT CCAACAATTCGAATGTGAACAGCAACAGCTCGAGCGTGGCGGCAAGTAATAGTGTAAGCAGTGCTAGCAGCAGTAATGTGAATACGAATAGCAGCAGCACTGTTAGTGGCGGTGGCAGCAGTGGTGGTAGTGGTGGTGCTGGGGGCAGTGGTGCCGgtggcagtagcagcagcagcaaccctGCATCTGTAGTGGCCGCAGCAGCTGCGGCTGTTTCATCGTCTTCAAATAAGACAATCGCTAGCGGAATGGTGCCCAACATCCAAATGGTTAGTCAATATATTCAGACTGGATTGCCATTCTATCAGCAACCAGTTTATTCTTACGAGGATATGCAAATGATGCAACAGAGAGTGCCACACGTG CAAGGTTATTACGATCTCAACTACACTCCGACTAGTTTGGGCACCGGCCGAGATAATTTGGGTTCTGTAGCATATTCTACGATGACTGATGCACGTTTTACAAGAACGGACAATAATTCTAGCCCAGTTAGCAAt GTTTCAAGTACAATGTCACAGCAAGCAGGCTCGGGCGGCCCCATGCTAAATGTTCCTTTCTACTACTATGGTGGAAGTGTTATGCCTGGCAGTTTTCAGTATGGCACACCGGCAATTTATCCG CAAATTCCTGCTGCTAATACAGCGTCGGGTGGTCAATTCGCAAAGCCTTCTTACAGTACTGGTTACGGTTCGACCAGCTACGATGCGTTGTCGCAAGCTTCACAAGATTACACAAAGGGCGCTTATCCGTCGAGCGTAAATCAGcaaacaaaatcacaaaatgTAGCGAATCCGCCCCAAACCGGAACAAGCTCGGACATAACATCGTCCATGTATAGTAAGACACACGTTGCGCTGAACAAAGTCAAT TcgtatgaaaaacaaaatttccattCGGGCACTCCGCCACCATTCAATATGCCGAATACGCAGACAGCTGGTGGAACCTCAGCTCAACCCTACGGCATGTATTTGCCGATGCCGACAGCAGGTCATCACAATATGATTCATCAACCAATCCATCAG
- the LOC105221344 gene encoding protein lingerer isoform X1, with amino-acid sequence MSTQNRNSGGGRNQKKSNSGSGGGGGGDSALQTSAKKTDVSKTEKEKSHPKPTAEQLRIAQITNSNTSEDPQMREKVATLIEMTQRSEEEVCCALYECDNDLELAVVYLLETLPVGAFETSSKKKKNKAASSGQENAGGDGEWTDTNANTDRREKSRNRSSNRGGRGGTDSRGWRGREARENERNLRDSRGGDDRNDNYRRREGGGGGGGVRSGGGRGGGYAGRGGRGGGRFGAGGRGTGGRGERGFNSRSGTNEDHHEVELWDNTIAQNAEKQQQQMQDDAWGDWDNEEYVGSLKDSKVFTTSNLPNQTAASVVSGGVSSISGVVSGGTSEISAPPGLEHHLGNSGLVGTSTSPQQQQQQGSHLNALVSNSVGIAGASPSGGNTNINDESSTVSSVVQSASASTTPMMQYSAAVTNTQLSQSQTLTQQQQQQPVLAGSSNLAATALSNTPYGSAADTFSNAATAAANLVQQVQQQQQQQQQPQGQIKASATLSVEQSQYFNSLTSQNAAAAAATTLQQQQQLPSTYAQNAAAVQYPTSYANVFGSAAVATATATSGLGVASADQTQLSGGVQQPQVRRARAKLPPPSKIPSTAVEMPGDTLNNIGYLDVQFGGLDFGTEDTFDALPEKFGAAVTIEGQQQQQQTQSQQQLVQSPQDVSTDYQNKNNVQQQQASLSAGLQSTQLGDALSTGYSQRGTAAVQQQQQQVVSGGNGVGVSVGGGSSSVGGTSNHTLDLSKSDPYGHSQSATNSTGYPTSAYQTSVSVANKTANAYQPSAAGQVYNSSSYANVQSSAANTYQPQSYGSYQQTSLNSYQQQQAAVNAQSGSNSVAGGGVNVGNSGSAAQNIPAVGGNGGNSNANNTNTGYLSTGYPTQQSAYQSSQSVYGGTGLSNSSGFTGSTNTSSSQYTNFSTSAKLKDAATASSGSHYESVSSSNVGSSSASTGNSTVSANSSTNPASSVNSNNSNVNSNSSSVAASNSVSSASSSNVNTNSSSTVSGGGSSGGSGGAGGSGAGGSSSSSNPASVVAAAAAAVSSSSNKTIASGMVPNIQMVSQYIQTGLPFYQQPVYSYEDMQMMQQRVPHVQGYYDLNYTPTSLGTGRDNLGSVAYSTMTDARFTRTDNNSSPVSNVSSTMSQQAGSGGPMLNVPFYYYGGSVMPGSFQYGTPAIYPQQIPAANTASGGQFAKPSYSTGYGSTSYDALSQASQDYTKGAYPSSVNQQTKSQNVANPPQTGTSSDITSSMYSKTHVALNKVNSYEKQNFHSGTPPPFNMPNTQTAGGTSAQPYGMYLPMPTAGHHNMIHQPIHQMDGRIHNSSRRDSNSTGQRQQTSSQSKSAAKQGYSPSYWTGQN; translated from the exons atgagcACACAAAATCGAAATAGCGGCGGTGGTCGCAACCAAAAGAAATCAAATTCTGGTAGTGGAGGCGGCGGAGGTGGTGATTCTGCCTTACAGACATCAGCTAAGAAAACAGATGTCTCAAAGACAGAAAAGGAAAAGTCGCATCCAAAG CCAACTGCTGAACAATTACGCATTGCCCAAATCACCAATAGTAACACATCAGAAGATCCGCAAATGCGCGAAAAAGTTGCCACACTTATTGAGATGACTCAACGTTCCGAAGAGGAAGTATGTTGCGCTTTATATGAATGCGATAACGATTTGGAGCTTGCTGTTGTATATCTTTTGGAGACCCTTCCAGTG GGAGCATTTGAAACATCttcaaagaagaaaaagaacaaAGCTGCAAGTTCCGGGCAAGAAAATGCTGGAGGTGATGGAGAATGGACTGACACCAATGCAAACACCGACAGACGTGAAAAATCACGTAATCGGAGTAGTAATCGTGGCGGACGCGGTGGTACCGATAGCCGGGGTT GGCGCGGCAGAGAGGCCCGTGAGAACGAACGTAATTTACGTGATTCACGTGGCGGCGATGATCGCAATGACAACTACCGGCGTAGAGAAGGTGGGGGAGGTGGAGGTGGTGTTAGGAGTGGTGGTGGCCGTGGCGGTGGGTATGCCGGTCGTGGAGGTCGTGGTGGCGGTCGATTTGGTGCTGGTGGCCGAGGCACTGGTGGTCGCGGTGAACGTGGCTTTAATTCTCGTTCTGGCACTAATGAAGATCACCATGAGGTGGAGTTATGGGACAACACCATTGCTCAAAATGCTGagaagcaacagcagcaaatgcAAGATGATGCTTGGGGTGACTGGGATAATGAAGAATACGTAGGTTCGCTTAAAGACAGTAAAGTATTTACCACAAGCAATTTGCCAAATCAGACGGCAGCAAGTGTGGTAAGTGGTGGTGTTAGTAGTATCAGTGGCGTTGTAAGTGGCGGTACAAGTGAGATATCGGCACCACCAGGATTGGAACATCACTTGGGCAATTCAGGATTGGTAGGCACTTCAACCTccccgcagcagcagcagcagcaaggatCTCATCTGAATGCGCTTGTCAGCAATTCAGTTGGTATTGCAGGCGCAAGTCCGTCTGGGGGTAATACCAACATAAATGACGAAAGCTCAACTGTCAGTTCAGTTGTGCAGTCTGCGTCGGCGTCTACAACTCCCATGATGCAGTATAGTGCAGCAGTTACCAACACACAACTATCCCAATCTCAGACACTGactcagcagcaacaacaacagccagtgCTAGCCGGTTCAAGCAACTTGGCTGCAACGGCTCTTAGTAATACTCCGTATGGCAGTGCAGCGGATACATTCTCTAATGCTGCTACAGCAGCTGCAAATTTGGTGCAACAagtacagcagcagcaacagcaacaacaacagcctcAAGGGCAAATTAAAGCTTCGGCAACACTTTCCGTAGAGCAATCTCAGTATTTCAATTCATTGACGTCGCAGAACGCTGCAGCCGCAGCTGCAacaacattgcaacaacaacaacagttaccATCGACGTATGCACAAAATGCGGCTGCCGTGCAATATCCAACATCATACGCAAACGTATTTGGGTCAGCTGCAGTTGCCACGGCAACAGCCACAAGTGGTCTGGGCGTAGCTAGTGCTGATCAAACGCAACTCTCAGGTGGCGTACAACAGCCTCAAGTGCGTAGAGCGCGTGCCAAACTACCACCGCCTTCGAAA ATACCATCGACCGCTGTTGAGATGCCAGGAGACACGTTGAACAATATCGGCTACCTGGATGTGCAATTTGGAGGCCTTGACTTCGGTACAGAAGATACTTTCGACGCTTTGCCAGAGAAGTTTGGTGCTGCTGTGACGATTGAaggtcaacagcagcagcaacaaacacaaTCGCAACAGCAATTGGTACAATCGCCACAGGATGTGTCAACTGATTATCAAAACAAGAacaatgtgcaacaacaacaagcatcatTGTCGGCAGGGTTACAGAGTACACAACTG GGTGACGCATTATCAACTGGCTACTCACAACGTGGTACAGCAGCtgtgcagcaacagcaacagcaggtTGTTAGCGGTGGAAATGGAGTTGGTGTAAGTGTTGGTGGTGGTAGCTCCTCTGTTGGTGGCACTTCCAATCACACATTGGATTTGAGTAAAAGCGATCCATACGGTCATTCACAGAGTGCTACTAACTCAACTGGCTATCCAACGAGCGCTTACCAAACTAGTGTGTCTGTAGCAAACAAGACTGCTAATGCTTATCAGCCATCCGCTGCCGGGCAAGTTTACAACAGCAGTAGTTACGCAAATGTGCAG TCCTCCGCGGCAAATACATACCAACCGCAATCGTACGGTTCGTATCAGCAGACTTCGTTGAATTCCTATCAGCAGCAGCAGGCGGCAGTGAACGCGCAGTCGGGATCGAATTCTGTAGCGGGAGGCGGTGTAAACGTTGGAAACAGTGGAAGTGCGGCACAAAACATTCCTGCAGTTGGTGGCAACGGCGGCAATAGTAAtgcaaa CAATACAAATACTGGATATTTGTCAACCGGCTACCCAACACAACAAAGCGCGTACCAGTCCAGCCAAAGTGTATACGGTGGAACTGGTCTCTCAAATAGTTCAGG GTTCACCGGTAGCACAAATACTTCGTCCTCTCAATACACTAACTTTAGTACAAGTGCGAAATTGAAGGATGCGGCAACAGCGTCTAGTGGTTCGCATTACGAAAG TGTCTCATCTAGCAATGTTGGCAGCAGTAGTGCATCAACTGGGAACTCGACAGTGTCTGCTAATTCGTCGACCAATCCGGCTTCGTCGGTTAACT CCAACAATTCGAATGTGAACAGCAACAGCTCGAGCGTGGCGGCAAGTAATAGTGTAAGCAGTGCTAGCAGCAGTAATGTGAATACGAATAGCAGCAGCACTGTTAGTGGCGGTGGCAGCAGTGGTGGTAGTGGTGGTGCTGGGGGCAGTGGTGCCGgtggcagtagcagcagcagcaaccctGCATCTGTAGTGGCCGCAGCAGCTGCGGCTGTTTCATCGTCTTCAAATAAGACAATCGCTAGCGGAATGGTGCCCAACATCCAAATGGTTAGTCAATATATTCAGACTGGATTGCCATTCTATCAGCAACCAGTTTATTCTTACGAGGATATGCAAATGATGCAACAGAGAGTGCCACACGTG CAAGGTTATTACGATCTCAACTACACTCCGACTAGTTTGGGCACCGGCCGAGATAATTTGGGTTCTGTAGCATATTCTACGATGACTGATGCACGTTTTACAAGAACGGACAATAATTCTAGCCCAGTTAGCAAt GTTTCAAGTACAATGTCACAGCAAGCAGGCTCGGGCGGCCCCATGCTAAATGTTCCTTTCTACTACTATGGTGGAAGTGTTATGCCTGGCAGTTTTCAGTATGGCACACCGGCAATTTATCCG CAGCAAATTCCTGCTGCTAATACAGCGTCGGGTGGTCAATTCGCAAAGCCTTCTTACAGTACTGGTTACGGTTCGACCAGCTACGATGCGTTGTCGCAAGCTTCACAAGATTACACAAAGGGCGCTTATCCGTCGAGCGTAAATCAGcaaacaaaatcacaaaatgTAGCGAATCCGCCCCAAACCGGAACAAGCTCGGACATAACATCGTCCATGTATAGTAAGACACACGTTGCGCTGAACAAAGTCAAT TcgtatgaaaaacaaaatttccattCGGGCACTCCGCCACCATTCAATATGCCGAATACGCAGACAGCTGGTGGAACCTCAGCTCAACCCTACGGCATGTATTTGCCGATGCCGACAGCAGGTCATCACAATATGATTCATCAACCAATCCATCAG